The proteins below are encoded in one region of Segatella copri:
- a CDS encoding MBL fold metallo-hydrolase has protein sequence MLKFISFGSGSSGNCYYLYTDTDSILIDVGVGIRILKKHFHNYGLRFEDVHHVLITHDHADHVKSVGSLSTDYHLPVYTTRKVHQGIERNYCVRKKIEPNHARVIEKNVTFTLGEFKITPFGVPHDSTDNVGYFVECGGVNFCLITDVGHITEEMHDFIGRANYLVLEANHSVEMLQQGHYPQYLKDRILGDNGHLSNDDCGEALANYATPELHHVWLCHLSEENNHPELARKTVEQILRSKGIIAGKDFQLEVLKRKTPSEIYKLV, from the coding sequence ATGCTGAAATTTATATCCTTTGGCAGTGGAAGTAGTGGCAATTGCTATTATCTTTACACTGATACGGATTCGATACTGATAGACGTAGGAGTAGGAATAAGAATATTAAAGAAGCATTTCCATAACTATGGACTTCGCTTCGAGGATGTGCATCACGTCCTCATCACCCATGACCACGCCGACCATGTAAAGTCGGTGGGGAGTCTGAGTACTGACTATCATCTACCGGTATATACGACCCGTAAAGTACATCAAGGCATCGAGCGCAACTATTGTGTTCGAAAGAAGATAGAGCCTAACCATGCTCGTGTGATAGAGAAGAACGTAACTTTCACACTGGGCGAGTTTAAGATTACTCCGTTCGGCGTACCCCATGACAGTACCGACAATGTTGGCTATTTCGTGGAGTGCGGAGGTGTGAACTTCTGTCTCATCACCGATGTGGGCCATATTACCGAAGAGATGCACGACTTTATCGGCCGTGCCAACTATCTTGTACTCGAGGCGAACCATAGTGTAGAGATGCTCCAGCAGGGTCATTATCCCCAGTATCTGAAGGATCGCATTCTGGGAGATAACGGTCATCTGAGCAACGACGATTGTGGCGAGGCGCTTGCCAATTATGCTACACCGGAGCTTCATCACGTCTGGCTCTGTCATCTCAGCGAGGAGAACAACCATCCTGAGCTGGCACGCAAAACCGTGGAGCAGATCCTGCGCAGCAAAGGCATCATAGCCGGCAAGGACTTCCAACTGGAAGTATTGAAGCGCAAGACACCGAGCGAAATCTATAAGCTGGTGTAG
- a CDS encoding winged helix-turn-helix transcriptional regulator: MTSREIANTLNINRSAILKHLKKMQEDHIIRREGSQKSGKWVVIS; this comes from the coding sequence ATCACTTCTCGAGAGATTGCTAACACTTTGAACATCAATAGAAGTGCCATCCTTAAGCATCTCAAGAAGATGCAGGAAGATCATATCATCCGCAGAGAAGGCTCGCAGAAATCAGGCAAATGGGTTGTCATATCATAA
- a CDS encoding DMT family protein — protein sequence MNGLYTILLLVLSNIFMTLAWYGHLKLQQTGVSSNWPLIGVIAFSWAIAFFEYCCQVPANRIGFVDNGGPFNLVQLKVIQECVSLIVFAIIANILFQGQGLHWNHFAAFCCLIAAVYFVFMK from the coding sequence ATGAACGGATTGTATACAATATTATTATTGGTGCTGAGCAACATCTTCATGACGCTGGCTTGGTACGGACACCTCAAGTTGCAACAAACGGGCGTGAGCAGCAACTGGCCTCTTATCGGTGTCATCGCCTTCAGTTGGGCCATCGCCTTCTTCGAATATTGCTGTCAGGTACCAGCCAACCGCATCGGTTTCGTGGATAATGGAGGACCATTTAATCTGGTCCAGCTCAAGGTGATTCAGGAATGCGTATCGCTTATCGTCTTCGCCATCATCGCCAATATCCTCTTTCAGGGACAGGGATTGCACTGGAATCATTTCGCAGCCTTCTGCTGCCTGATTGCAGCCGTTTATTTCGTATTCATGAAATAG
- a CDS encoding BamA/TamA family outer membrane protein, with protein sequence MVPEGEYILNKVEVKSDSAGYNAGALKQYVRQKEKPKLFSLFKNPFSKKPVIYDTLQARLSCQDLLTAMQNQGFMHAGVSLYTTKKGKKLDATYLLHPGEPFVIGKVKYEVEDEHIQQLLHLDNPDNQQIKPGMRFTVETLDNERRRISSLLTNDGYFRFHKDFIQFSADTIAGQKDIALTLHLMKYKANSNAPEVDHPRYEIRNINYLSNDSDRIHLRHQVLLNATALREGRPYSAAALQRTYNNFARLQAVKYTNISFSEVPDSNQVTENGMGRDSISRQMDCNIQISTNKPSTIAFQPEGTNTAGDLGAAASLTYTNRNLFRGSEQLSIELRGAYEAITGLEGYQDQNYTEYSVEGKLVFPRFLAPFLSRNFRRRQTANSELSASWNLQNRPEFHRRVFSTAWRYRWTEPRHHLVWRFDLLDLNYVYMPWISETFKRDYLDNAENRNAILRYNYEDLFIMKMGFGLSYSDGVDAVRVNVESSGNLLSGVSKAFGFKVNSQGQRTLFNIAYAQYAKFDVDYTHLMQFDKRNALALHAGIGVAYPYGNSTVLPFEKRYFSGGANSVRGWGVRELGPGKFKGTDGRIDFINQTGDVKLDLNAEYRTSLFWKFEGAAFIDAGNIWTLRNYQDQPGGQFKIDEFYKQIAVAYGLGLRLNFDYFILRLDMGMKAINPAYGTKEEHWAIIHPKLDRDFAFHFAVGLPF encoded by the coding sequence ATGGTGCCGGAAGGGGAGTATATATTAAATAAGGTAGAAGTGAAGAGCGACTCGGCAGGGTATAATGCCGGGGCGCTCAAGCAGTATGTGCGCCAGAAAGAGAAACCGAAACTCTTCTCGCTCTTCAAGAATCCTTTCAGCAAGAAGCCTGTCATCTACGATACTTTGCAGGCGCGGCTCTCCTGTCAGGATCTGCTTACCGCCATGCAGAACCAGGGCTTCATGCATGCCGGAGTGTCGCTCTATACCACCAAGAAAGGAAAGAAACTGGATGCTACCTATCTGTTGCATCCCGGAGAACCTTTTGTGATAGGTAAGGTGAAATATGAGGTGGAAGATGAACATATCCAGCAACTTCTGCATCTCGATAATCCCGATAATCAGCAGATTAAGCCGGGTATGAGATTTACGGTAGAAACGTTGGATAATGAGCGCAGGCGTATCTCCAGCCTTCTGACCAATGATGGCTATTTTCGCTTTCATAAAGATTTTATCCAGTTTTCTGCCGATACGATTGCGGGACAGAAGGATATCGCCCTGACGCTCCACCTGATGAAGTATAAGGCAAACAGTAATGCTCCTGAGGTTGATCATCCCCGATATGAAATCAGAAACATCAACTATCTGAGTAATGACAGCGACCGAATCCATCTGCGCCACCAGGTTTTGCTCAATGCCACTGCCCTCAGAGAAGGCCGTCCCTACAGCGCCGCAGCCTTGCAGCGCACCTATAACAACTTCGCCCGTCTGCAGGCGGTGAAGTATACCAACATCAGTTTCTCAGAAGTTCCTGACAGCAACCAGGTTACGGAGAACGGAATGGGGAGGGACAGCATCAGCCGGCAGATGGATTGCAATATCCAGATCAGTACCAACAAGCCTTCTACCATCGCCTTCCAGCCGGAGGGAACCAATACGGCGGGCGACTTGGGAGCTGCTGCTTCGCTCACTTATACCAACCGAAATCTCTTCAGAGGTAGTGAGCAGCTGAGCATCGAACTTCGTGGAGCCTACGAGGCTATTACCGGTCTGGAGGGGTATCAGGATCAGAACTATACTGAATATTCGGTTGAAGGCAAACTGGTTTTCCCTCGTTTCTTGGCGCCTTTCCTTTCAAGAAATTTCAGAAGAAGACAGACGGCAAACAGCGAGTTGTCGGCAAGTTGGAATCTTCAGAACCGTCCGGAGTTTCATCGCCGCGTATTCTCTACTGCCTGGCGTTATCGCTGGACAGAACCGCGTCATCACCTGGTCTGGCGTTTCGACCTGCTCGATCTCAACTATGTGTATATGCCATGGATATCCGAGACATTCAAGAGAGACTATCTCGATAATGCAGAAAACAGAAATGCCATCCTCCGCTACAATTACGAAGACCTGTTTATCATGAAGATGGGTTTCGGTTTGAGTTATAGCGATGGGGTAGATGCTGTGCGAGTGAATGTAGAGAGTTCGGGCAATCTGCTGAGCGGTGTTTCCAAGGCTTTCGGTTTCAAGGTGAACAGCCAGGGGCAGCGTACATTATTTAATATAGCTTATGCCCAGTATGCCAAGTTTGATGTAGATTATACCCATCTGATGCAGTTTGATAAGCGCAATGCTCTGGCGCTGCATGCGGGTATCGGTGTGGCTTATCCTTATGGCAACAGTACGGTGCTACCTTTCGAAAAGCGTTATTTCTCGGGTGGTGCCAACTCGGTAAGAGGTTGGGGCGTAAGAGAATTAGGTCCGGGCAAGTTTAAGGGAACTGACGGCAGAATAGATTTCATCAACCAGACGGGTGATGTGAAGCTCGACTTGAATGCAGAATATCGCACTTCGCTCTTCTGGAAGTTTGAGGGTGCAGCGTTTATCGATGCCGGTAATATCTGGACACTTCGCAATTATCAGGATCAGCCTGGCGGCCAGTTTAAGATAGATGAATTCTACAAACAGATAGCTGTAGCCTATGGCTTAGGTCTCAGGTTGAATTTCGATTACTTCATCCTCCGTCTGGATATGGGTATGAAGGCAATCAATCCAGCCTACGGAACGAAGGAAGAGCATTGGGCGATTATCCACCCGAAACTAGACCGCGATTTCGCCTTCCATTTCGCAGTAGGTTTGCCGTTCTAA
- a CDS encoding ATP-binding protein, whose product MTEMNDRKLPVGIQSFAEIRREGYLYVDKTDIIWRLANRGKKYNYLSRPRRFGKSILVDTLQAYFEGKKELFEGLKVMKLEKDWTCYPVIRLDMSCGGATPEELNSYLDDAFYKLEQKYEVAVRPEVSLAVRFQNIIETMFQKTGKQAVILIDEYDSPLQHSWKTPQHDACTAIYKSVFAVLKKEDEHERFVFITGITKFTQISLFSVLNNLSNISFDAPYATICGISKQEVAENFMPEIEAMGEENGWTPEETLKQLTAFYDGYHFCRKNMVDIFNPFSLINALDDRELRNYWTSSGATSLLPKFVDDMEMKMEYFDHCFIERDTLETSDVVNGGAELFLYQSGYLTIKGYDDGVYILGFPNFEVRKALYRVVVPALTMKSNSEVVSAQSFLRKMMQDGNTAEAKKALKALIADVPYSNKKMASMNMEERYRLIMSTIFRALGFRVEVERMLATGRIDMIVEVPSIIYVLELKLSNNGGISAAESQIKEKSYTEPFKADKRKVIALAVELDETGKGLIDWKEVDESL is encoded by the coding sequence ATGACAGAAATGAACGATAGAAAATTGCCTGTAGGCATCCAGTCTTTTGCAGAAATAAGAAGAGAAGGATATCTGTATGTTGACAAGACTGATATAATCTGGAGACTTGCCAACAGGGGAAAAAAGTATAATTACCTGAGCCGCCCACGCCGCTTTGGCAAGTCGATTCTCGTGGATACACTCCAGGCTTACTTCGAGGGGAAAAAGGAACTCTTCGAAGGATTGAAGGTGATGAAGCTAGAGAAAGACTGGACCTGCTATCCCGTAATTCGACTCGACATGAGTTGCGGAGGAGCTACCCCCGAAGAACTCAACTCCTATCTCGACGATGCCTTCTATAAACTCGAACAGAAGTATGAAGTTGCGGTACGTCCGGAGGTTTCCCTTGCCGTACGTTTCCAGAACATCATCGAAACGATGTTTCAAAAGACCGGAAAACAGGCGGTTATTCTTATCGACGAGTATGATTCTCCATTGCAGCATTCTTGGAAGACTCCTCAGCATGATGCCTGCACAGCCATCTATAAATCCGTATTTGCCGTCTTGAAAAAAGAAGACGAGCACGAGCGTTTCGTCTTCATCACGGGCATCACCAAGTTTACACAAATCTCCCTCTTCTCCGTGCTCAACAACCTGAGCAACATCAGTTTTGATGCACCTTATGCCACTATCTGCGGCATTTCAAAACAGGAAGTTGCAGAAAACTTCATGCCTGAGATTGAGGCGATGGGAGAAGAAAACGGATGGACTCCTGAGGAGACACTGAAGCAGCTCACGGCTTTTTACGACGGATATCATTTCTGCCGCAAAAATATGGTGGATATTTTCAATCCGTTCAGCCTCATCAATGCCCTGGATGATAGGGAATTGAGAAATTACTGGACTTCATCAGGGGCCACTTCCCTATTGCCAAAGTTCGTGGATGACATGGAGATGAAGATGGAATATTTTGACCATTGCTTCATCGAGCGCGACACCCTGGAAACATCGGATGTGGTGAATGGCGGAGCCGAACTCTTCCTCTACCAGTCGGGGTATCTCACCATCAAGGGTTACGACGATGGCGTTTACATCCTGGGCTTCCCTAACTTTGAAGTTCGCAAGGCATTATACCGAGTAGTGGTTCCTGCCTTGACCATGAAGTCGAATTCGGAAGTGGTTTCTGCGCAGAGTTTCCTCAGAAAAATGATGCAGGACGGCAATACCGCTGAAGCCAAGAAGGCATTAAAGGCTCTTATCGCCGATGTTCCATACAGCAACAAGAAAATGGCGAGCATGAATATGGAGGAGCGTTACCGGCTGATAATGAGCACGATATTCAGAGCCTTGGGATTTAGGGTGGAAGTAGAAAGGATGCTAGCCACTGGCAGAATTGATATGATTGTAGAGGTTCCATCCATCATCTACGTCCTGGAACTGAAGCTATCTAACAATGGCGGCATTTCTGCAGCCGAGAGCCAGATAAAGGAAAAGAGCTACACAGAACCATTCAAGGCCGACAAGCGCAAGGTCATCGCCCTAGCAGTGGAACTTGATGAAACAGGCAAGGGATTGATAGATTGGAAAGAAGTGGATGAGTCTTTGTAA
- a CDS encoding RNA methyltransferase translates to MISKNKIKYIRSLELKKNRNKEGKFVAEGFKVVDDLLALQPADLIVATGEWLRGKHFGAETEVIEVTDEELKKVSFLQHPQQVLAVFRQATSGDYSINTSELSLALDGVQDPGNLGTIIRIADWFGITHIYCSQDTADVYNPKVVQATMGSIARVKVEYGDLLGLVESLPADVPVYGTLLDGDNIYQQKLENRGLIVMGNEGKGISPDLAKKVNHKLLIPNFPEGRATADSLNVAIATAITCSEFRRNF, encoded by the coding sequence ATGATTAGCAAGAATAAAATAAAGTACATACGTTCGCTCGAACTGAAGAAGAACAGAAATAAAGAAGGAAAGTTCGTGGCAGAAGGTTTCAAGGTGGTAGACGATCTGCTCGCTCTGCAACCTGCCGACCTGATTGTGGCTACCGGCGAATGGCTCCGAGGCAAACACTTCGGGGCTGAAACCGAAGTGATAGAGGTTACTGATGAAGAACTGAAGAAGGTAAGTTTCCTGCAGCATCCGCAACAGGTGCTTGCCGTATTCAGACAGGCAACATCAGGAGATTACTCTATTAATACCAGCGAACTGAGTTTGGCGCTCGACGGCGTTCAGGACCCGGGCAATCTGGGCACCATCATCCGCATCGCCGACTGGTTTGGCATCACCCATATCTACTGCAGTCAGGATACTGCCGACGTATACAATCCGAAGGTGGTTCAGGCTACGATGGGCAGCATAGCAAGAGTGAAGGTAGAATATGGCGACCTGCTGGGACTGGTAGAATCACTTCCTGCCGATGTTCCCGTTTACGGAACCCTGCTCGATGGCGACAACATCTATCAGCAAAAGCTCGAAAACCGGGGACTCATCGTGATGGGAAACGAAGGAAAAGGCATCTCGCCAGACCTGGCAAAGAAGGTAAATCACAAGTTGCTCATCCCTAACTTTCCGGAAGGTAGAGCTACAGCCGACAGTCTGAATGTGGCTATCGCTACCGCCATTACCTGCTCAGAATTCAGAAGAAACTTTTAA